The Pseudodesulfovibrio sediminis genome includes the window CAAGGACTACATTGCTCAGGAAGTCGCAATACTTTTGCTGGCTGGAGATTTGACAAACGAAGAATTTAAACAAATCAACTGCCCGGATGGTGACTGCTCTGATAAATCAGCCTCCACAGGCAGCTATCTTGTTGATTTTAATAAAGATAATGTTAAATTTGGGGTTAACATTATTGCTGGCACTGTCGGGAGTATTATTAGTAAGAAGGTCTCGGTAAAGTTACATAAGAACCCGTTGACTGCCAAGATAGGGGATGTAATTGCTACTCCTAAGAGTCACAGGGAATTGTTTAACAAACTTCCTGGCGGCAGGTGGCAGCATAAAAAGTCTGGGGCAATATATAAAAAAAGTACCTCAGCCCATACAGGTAAGAGTGGAGAGTGGAAAATTAGTCTGAAGAAAGGCCAAGGCTCTAGAAAGAGCAAGAAGATAACTATTGATCTTGATGGGACTGTGTTGGGAATTGACAAGTAAAGGAGAAAGACAAATGCGCTTGACACAGATGTTTGAAGAGATAAAACAACAATGGCCAAAAGAAATCTTAATTGGTGATTGTATTTTATGGGATGACCAGGAAGGACTGAACTGCGAATGGTTGGATAGTTTATTTTGGGAAATAGATACAAGTTGTGTCCATGGCGAGTGGGGAAAATTAATGAATTGGGGAATTGTGTGCGGTCTCGATAAGTATATCAGATCACTACAGCCTCCATATCCAGAAAAAATTAACATTGAATGCCTAGATATTAATCGTGCAGTTGAAGCAATAAAGGACAGTCTAGCTACTCCTGACTCTGGCTATTATCCAGAAGGCTACAAATATGAAAACGATCTGGACACGCTGCTCATTAATCAGGAAGGAGAACTCAATTCGTAAGTAGTAAATGACACCATACGAATTTTTCAGTTTAAAGGCCCGACACACCGGGCCTTTGTTTTGCTCTTTGACATAGCCTGTTCATCACCACCGCCGACGGCGTGGTGGTCGAGTACAAGGAAACCGGCAACATTCAGGAGGATATCGCTCAGCTGGCCCAGGCCCCTGGTCTGGAATGGATGGCCGAAATCGCCAATCGCGACGACGTCAACTGGCAGGCCGTGCAGGAAGTCCATGATCAATGGAAGGAGACCAACGGCGGCGTAGGCGGTCCCGGCATGCAGCTCCTGTCCCTTGCCATGGCCGTGGCCTTGTCCTTTACCGGGGTGGGTGCGGCTGCGGGTGCAGCCATTGCCGACACTGTGGGGATGGCAGGCAATGCAGCCATGACCGCCGCATTCTCCGCTGGTTTCAACTCTCTGGTCATCCAGGCAAGTATGCAGGTCGTGGGTAACGGCGGCGACATCGGGGCCGCGCTCGAGGCTTTGGCCTCCATCGACACGGTCCGCGCACTGGCAACAGCCATGCCGACCGCCGGACTGAGCAAGGGAATCATTGACTATGTAAACGGTGATGAAGTGACCGCGGCCACCGGAGCAGCCACTGAAGCAGCCTCCGAAGCGGCCAAAACTGCCGAAGAAGCCTCCTTCATCGCCGACCTCGCCCAGAGCCTTCAGAATAGCGCCATCCAAGCCGGAGTCAGTGCCGGAGTAGACACCGCCATCAACGGCGGCAACCTGGGCGAAAATCTGCTGGCAAACATGCGCAGTGCAGCGGTCTCAACGCTGGGAGCGACACTGGCCAACGAAATTGGCGAGGCCTACCACAAAGGCGACCTCGATTACGTTACCCACAAGATCGCCCATGCCGCCCTCGGTGGGGCCATGGACCTCGCAATGGGCGGCGATGGCGTCTCAGGAGCCATCGGCGGTGCCGTGGGTGAGATCACCGGCGAGGCTCTGGCGGGCGAAATTAAGCAGGCGCTGAAAGACGGCAATATTGATCCGACTCAGGTGCAGGACTGGATGGCGGCGGGAGTTGATGTGTCAAAACTCGCGGCAGGTCTTGTTGCGGCGGCTGCGGGTCAAGACATAGGAACAGCAGCGGAAGCAGCGGGCAATGCTGCCGAAAACAATGCCTTCTTTGTCGCGGCAGCTATTATTCTCGAAATTGCCGATAAAATAATGATGGCCGCAGATATCGCTGAGTTTGGCGAAGCTGTTATCATAGGTGATAAAGAGAAGCAGGAAGAATTGATACTTGGCTTCCTTATCGGGATGGGAATTGAGAATACGATAGGCAATTTGGTGCCTGGCAGTTACGTTGCTCTCCGCACAGCCCTCAAGGCTGGTAAGCTGGATGTCGTATTGAAATTATTGCCCGACAGTGCGATAAAATGGATGGTCAATCATGCAGATGAGGCATTTAGCAAGCTCCAAAAAAAGCTCATTGACGAATATCCGGACCTGCAAGATGCACTGGCGCATTTTGACTTCGACAGCCTCAAGAGTAGCGACGAACTGGAAACGCTCGTTGCCAAGAGGATGGATGAAATCAATGTCCCAAGCAGCGGAACGAGTACGGATGTTGCCAAAATTGCTGATAAGACCGAAAATGTCGTCGATTCAGTATCGAAGGTGGATAAATGGAGTCGACTGCCTAAGACCCTCCAAGATGAGATGGCGCTTAAGGCCGCGATGAGAGGAGAAGGAACCCCGATAGTTCAGGGATTAAATGATTCGAGGTATAAAGGAATGTGGAAAATGGAATACAAGGTAAAGTCAAAGGCTGGCAGAGATTCAGTAGTACATTATGTTCTTGACCCTAAGACGGGAAAGACGATGGATTTTAAATTCAAAAAACACAGCGACGGAACAATTATTCATTAACTTTTCGAAATACAGAGGAAAGTAGTTGTGATAGTGAAATGCATAGGGAATGCTCGCGAGCACCTCTCAAGTAAACGTTCAAAGCAGGCGTGGGATAAATACTGTAATATAGAGGAAACATGTTGCGAAATAGGCGAAAAATACATTGTTTATGGTATAATTTTTTTCGACTTTGACGTGCCTCAATTCTTAATTTGCACCTCTGAAGATGATCAATACCCGGTACCGCACTTTGCAGAGCACTTCAAAATATTAGAAGGAGATATCCCAGAAGGCTGGGTTTTTAAGTCAGAGACCCCAGATTATGAGGGGCCAGTAATTTTGCCCAAACGAATCGCAAATGAATATATTTTTATGGAAAAGCTATATGATGGTGACCCTGATGCCGTTCAATGTTTTCTTCAATTGAAAGAGGAAATGAAAGAAAAGTACAAGGACAAGCTTTAGGATTTGAAGGTCCAAGTGCCCTACTCAGCCCAATGCTGCTAGGGACTGGTCGGAGGTCCTTT containing:
- a CDS encoding DUF637 domain-containing protein — its product is MVVEYKETGNIQEDIAQLAQAPGLEWMAEIANRDDVNWQAVQEVHDQWKETNGGVGGPGMQLLSLAMAVALSFTGVGAAAGAAIADTVGMAGNAAMTAAFSAGFNSLVIQASMQVVGNGGDIGAALEALASIDTVRALATAMPTAGLSKGIIDYVNGDEVTAATGAATEAASEAAKTAEEASFIADLAQSLQNSAIQAGVSAGVDTAINGGNLGENLLANMRSAAVSTLGATLANEIGEAYHKGDLDYVTHKIAHAALGGAMDLAMGGDGVSGAIGGAVGEITGEALAGEIKQALKDGNIDPTQVQDWMAAGVDVSKLAAGLVAAAAGQDIGTAAEAAGNAAENNAFFVAAAIILEIADKIMMAADIAEFGEAVIIGDKEKQEELILGFLIGMGIENTIGNLVPGSYVALRTALKAGKLDVVLKLLPDSAIKWMVNHADEAFSKLQKKLIDEYPDLQDALAHFDFDSLKSSDELETLVAKRMDEINVPSSGTSTDVAKIADKTENVVDSVSKVDKWSRLPKTLQDEMALKAAMRGEGTPIVQGLNDSRYKGMWKMEYKVKSKAGRDSVVHYVLDPKTGKTMDFKFKKHSDGTIIH